One part of the Dioscorea cayenensis subsp. rotundata cultivar TDr96_F1 chromosome 2, TDr96_F1_v2_PseudoChromosome.rev07_lg8_w22 25.fasta, whole genome shotgun sequence genome encodes these proteins:
- the LOC120280639 gene encoding LOW QUALITY PROTEIN: putative ripening-related protein 1 (The sequence of the model RefSeq protein was modified relative to this genomic sequence to represent the inferred CDS: inserted 1 base in 1 codon), producing MQACNSSGFLNGXSGSCNTDLNAECCKSGEKYPQFKCSPPVTDKTRATMTINSFDEGGDGGGESAMMIADLHSDKELVVALSSGWFDDGSRCNKKIRINAKGKSVLAKVVDECDSVNGCDEEHDFQPPCRNNIVDASPAVWKTLGITGEDVGELDITWTDA from the exons ATGCAAGCATGCAATTCCAGTGGATTCCTGAATG AATCAGGAAGTTGCAACACAGACTTAAACGCAGAGTGTTGCAAGTCCGGGGAGAAGTATCCGCAATTCAAATGCTCTCCTCCGGTGACCGATAAAACACGGGCAACCATGACTATCAATAGCTTTGATGAAGGTGGAGATGGTGGAGGAGAGTCGGCTATGATGATAGCCGATCTCCATAGTGATAAGGAATTGGTTGTGGCACTTTCCTCCGGGTGGTTTGATGATGGTAGCCGGTGCAATAAAAAGATCAGGATCAATGCAAAGGGTAAGTCTGTATTAGCAAAGGTAGTTGATGAGTGTGATTCTGTGAATGGTTGTGATGAAGAACATGACTTTCAACCTCCTTGTCGTAACAATATTGTTGATGCTTCACCGGCGGTGTGGAAGACTTTAGGGATCACCGGAGAAGATGTTGGTGAATTGGATATCACTTGGACTGATGCTTGA
- the LOC120276296 gene encoding putative ripening-related protein 1, protein MAKYSNEGVAGLVFMVLLLLANINLSMQACNPSGFLNGKSGSCNTDLNAECCKSGETYPQFTCSPPVTDTTPATMTINSFAEGGDGGAESACDGQFHSDNELVVALSSGWFDNGSRCNENIRINAKGKSVLAKVVDECDSVNGCDEEHDFQPPCRNNIVDASPAVWEALGITGEDVGELGITWADA, encoded by the coding sequence ATGGCAAAGTATTCAAATGAAGGAGTTGCAGGACTAGTATTCATGGTGCTCTTATTGCTAGCAAACATCAACCTCAGCATGCAAGCATGCAACCCCAGTGGATTCCTGAATGGCAAATCAGGAAGTTGCAACACAGACTTAAATGCTGAGTGTTGCAAGTCCGGTGAGACGTATCCGCAATTCACATGCTCTCCGCCAGTGACCGATACAACACCGGCAACCATGACTATCAATAGCTTTGCTGAGGGCGGGGACGGTGGAGCAGAGTCGGCTTGTGACGGCCAATTCCATAGTGATAATGAATTGGTTGTGGCACTTTCCTCCGGGTGGTTTGATAATGGTAGCCGATGCAATGAAAATATCAGGATCAATGCGAAGGGTAAGTCTGTATTAGCAAAGGTGGTTGATGAATGTGATTCTGTGAATGGTTGCGATGAAGAGCATGACTTTCAACCTCCTTGTCGTAACAATATTGTTGATGCTTCACCGGCTGTGTGGGAGGCTTTGGGGATCACCGGAGAAGATGTCGGTGAATTGGGTATCACTTGGGCCGATGCTTGA
- the LOC120275060 gene encoding probable leucine-rich repeat receptor-like protein kinase At1g35710: MALKEVELFENKLSGSIPPPLGSLKGLTHLGLFNNYLSGTVPDELVNLTNLIDLQLENNSLSGFGRLERNRFTGDISQSFGVHPHLNYIDLSFNRLIGTLSPSWGACLNLTSLKISGNKINGSIPSEISLLPKLQLLDISSNNLIGKIPREFSRLSNIYLLNMSNNIHLSGTIPTEIGDLHSLEILDLSSNYFSGEIPMQMENCHKLRSLKLSDNNLNGTISVQLGNLNLNDVLDLSDNLFSGEIPSQLCKLIELQKLNLSHNQLIGGVPSSFQYMITVSFIKLQFSGLFTTKVYVANLLCNKQPPREKFTTNNSVEEFDGHFKSIWSVSNGKEAYQEIIQATENFHNKYQIGVGACSIVYKATLSSGGTLAIKNSRRRRPRE, encoded by the exons ATGGCTCTAAAAGAAGTGGAGCTTTTTGAAAATAAACTCTCTGGCTCAATTCCTCCTCCTCTTGGAAGTTTGAAAGGTCTCACTCATTTAGGTCTATTTAACAATTATCTCTCTGGCACAGTGCCTGATGAATTGGTCAACCTaacaaatttaattgatttacaattGGAAAATAATAGCCTTTCTG GGTTTGGCCGGCTTGAAAGAAACCGATTCACTGGAGATATCTCTCAAAGCTTTGGTGTTCATCCgcatttaaattatattgatctCAGCTTTAATAGATTGATTGGCACTTTATCACCATCTTGGGGAGCATGTCTCAATTTGACAAGTCTTAAGATCAGTGGTAATAAGATCAATGGTTCAATACCTAGTGAAATAAGTCTTTTACCAAAGCTACAGTTACTTGACATCTCTTCCAATAATCTGATTGGAAAGATTCCAAGGGAGTTTAGCAGGCTATCTAATATATATCTCTTGAATATGAGCAACAATATTCATCTCTCAGGAACAATACCAACTGAAATAGGTGACCTACATTCATTAGAAATTCTAGATCTGTCAAGTAATTACTTCAGTGGAGAAATTCCAATGCAAATGGAGAATTGTCATAAATTGCGCTCATTGAAGCTGAGTGATAATAATTTGAATGGAACCATCTCTGTTCAACTCGGTAATCTAAACTTGAACGATGTTCTAGATTTGAGTGATAATTTATTCTCAGGAGAGATACCATCACAACTCTGCAAATTAATAGAATTACAAAAGTTGAATCTATCACACAATCAGTTGATTGGTGGCGTTCCATCTTCATTTCAATATATG ATAACCGTTTCTTTCATAAAGCTCCAATTTAGTGGTTTATTCACAACAAAGGTTTATGTGGCCAA TTTGCTCTGTAACAAACAGCCACCACGAGAGAAATTTACTACAAATAACTCTGTTGAAGAATTTGATGGCCATTTCAAGTCAATTTGGAGTGTCAGTAATGGCAAAGAAGCATACCAAGAAATCATTCAAGCAAccgaaaattttcataataagtATCAAATCGGTGTCGGAGCTTGCAGCATAGTTTATAAAGCTACATTATCATCTGGAGGGACACTagcaatcaagaattcaagaagaagaaggccaaGAGAATGA
- the LOC120275051 gene encoding MDIS1-interacting receptor like kinase 2-like has translation MERGSLGAILRSEEEAMELDWIKRVNIIRDIAEALSYLHHDCAPPIVHRDITTNNILLDEEYNARVSDFGISKLLKPDSSHWSMLAGTYGYMAPELAYMMRVTKRCDVYSFGVVALEVIHGAHPGDLINNGLSMSMLVKDILDQRLSIFHLNDRVANQVVAVILIAMKCINTDPQSRPTMQRVTQALSSSKLRTMTGSHSLYALTVGNLMDIQI, from the exons ATGGAGAGAGGAAGTTTGGGTGCCATTCTAAGGTCTGAAGAAGAAGCAATGGAATTGGATTGGATCAAGAGGGTGAATATCATCAGAGACATTGCTGAAGCTTTGTCTTACTTGCATCATGATTGTGCACCACCCATTGTTCACAGAGACATAACAACCAACAATATTCTCTTGGATGAAGAGTACAATGCTCGTGTTTCAGATTTCGGCATTTCTAAACTGCTTAAACCTGATTCATCTCATTGGAGCATGCTTGCAGGCACATATGGATACATGGCACCAG AGCTTGCTTATATGATGAGAGTGACCAAGAGATGCGATGTATATAGTTTCGGAGTTGTAGCACTTGAAGTGATACATGGAGCTCATCCCGGTGATCTTATAAACAACGGCTTATCAATGAGCATGTTAGTGAAAGATATTCTAGATCAACGACTTTCAATATTTCATCTGAATGATCGAGTTGCAAATCAAGTGGTTGCGGTGATTCTGATAGCAATGAAATGCATTAACACTGATCCACAATCTCGTCCGACAATGCAACGGGTGACTCAGGCTTTATCTTCTTCTAAGTTGCGAACAATGACCGGCAGCCACTCTTTGTATGCACTTACAGTGGGCAACCTGATGGATATACAAATATGA
- the LOC120275023 gene encoding probable leucine-rich repeat receptor-like protein kinase At1g35710 encodes MATASKIESQGRALLQWKATLETQELLNTWTSNTSPCNWTGITCRYNGHLMPTITMIQLASIGLEGKLETLNFFALPSVRLLDLRQNHLHGSIPAAISALSKLTAIALSDNNLTGIIPSELGNLTRLNLLWLSQNQLSGSIPPTLGNLTNLQSLRLSTNKLSGTIPLEVCVLVKLRRLSISRNFLVGSIPHEIGYLVNLNILHLSSNSFTGSIPQILGNLTQLVSLFLYDNQISGSIPLTFGNLTHLVNLYLSENQISGSIPTSFGNLMALKEVELFENKLSGSIPPPLGSLKGLTHLGLFNNYLSGTVPDELVNLTNLIDLQLENNSLSGNLPQDLAKGRLLKYLALGYNNFQGLVPISLKNSTNLVRVRLERNRFTGDISQSFGVHPLLNYIDLSFNRLIGTLSPSWEHVSI; translated from the coding sequence ATGGCAACAGCttcaaagattgaatctcaaggGAGAGCTCTTCTTCAATGGAAGGCCACCCTTGAAACACAAGAACTCCTTAACACCTGGACGTCAAACACCAGTCCATGCAACTGGACTGGAATCACATGCAGATATAATGGCCATCTTATGCCAACCATCACCATGATCCAACTTGCAAGTATTGGACTGGAGGGAAAGCTAGAGACTCTCAACTTCTTTGCTCTGCCATCAGTTCGGCTTCTCGACCTCAGACAGAACCATCTCCATGGATCCATTCCTGCAGCAATTTCAGCTCTTTCCAAGCTCACCGCCATTGCTCTCTCTGACAACAATCTCACAGGCATCATCCCATCAGAGCTTGGTAACTTGACAAGACTCAACTTATTGTGGCTCTCTCAGAATCAGTTAAGTGGCTCCATACCTCCAACTTTGGGTAATCTTACTAATCTTCAGTCATTGAGATTGTCCACAAACAAGCTTTCAGGCACTATTCCTTTGGAGGTTTGTGTTCTTGTGAAGCTGAGAAGGTTATCCATCTCCAGAAATTTTTTGGTAGGTTCCATCCCACATGAGATTGGATATTTGGTTAATCTTAATATACTTCATCTCTCAAGTAATAGTTTCACAGGATCCATTCCTCAAATCCTAGGCAACCTCACCCAACTTGTCAGTTTGTTCCTTTATGACAACCAAATATCAGGATCCATTCCTCTGACCTTTGGAAACCTGACCCACCTGGTTAATTTGTACCTGTCTGAAAACCAAATATCTGGATCCATTCCTACTTCTTTTGGAAATTTGATGGCTCTAAAAGAAGTGGAGCTTTTTGAAAATAAACTCTCTGGCTCAATTCCTCCTCCTCTTGGAAGTTTGAAAGGTCTCACTCATTTAGGTCTATTTAACAATTATCTCTCTGGCACAGTGCCTGATGAATTGGTCAACCTaacaaatttaattgatttacaattGGAAAATAATAGCCTTTCTGGTAATTTACCTCAGGATTTGGCAAAGGGACGTTTGCTTAAATATCTTGCATTGGGATATAATAACTTCCAAGGTCTTGTTCCGATTAGTTTGAAAAATTCTACAAACTTAGTCAGGGTTCGGCTTGAAAGAAACCGATTCACTGGAGATATCTCTCAAAGCTTTGGTGTTCATCcgcttttaaattatattgatctCAGCTTTAATAGATTGATTGGCACTTTATCACCATCTTGGGAGCATGTCTCAATTTGA
- the LOC120275069 gene encoding receptor-like protein 18 — MIQLASIGLEGKLETLNFFALPSVRLLDLKQNHLHGSIPAAISALSKLTAIALSDNNLTGIIPSELGNLTRLNLLWLSQNQLSGSIPPTLGNLTNLQSLRLSTNKLSGTIPLEVCILVKLRRLSISRNFLVGSIPHEIGYLVNLNILHLSSNSFTGSVR, encoded by the coding sequence ATGATCCAACTTGCAAGTATTGGACTGGAGGGAAAGCTAGAGACTCTCAACTTCTTTGCTCTGCCATCAGTTCGGCTTCTCGACCTCAAACAGAACCATCTCCATGGATCCATTCCTGCAGCAATTTCAGCTCTTTCCAAGCTCACCGCCATTGCTCTCTCTGACAACAATCTCACAGGCATCATCCCATCAGAGCTTGGTAACTTGACAAGACTCAACTTATTGTGGCTCTCTCAGAATCAGTTAAGTGGCTCCATACCTCCAACTTTGGGTAATCTTACTAATCTTCAGTCATTGAGATTGTCCACAAACAAGCTTTCAGGCACTATTCCTTTGGAGGTTTGTATTCTTGTGAAGCTGAGAAGGTTATCCATCTCCAGAAATTTTTTGGTAGGTTCCATCCCACATGAGATTGGATATTTGGTTAATCTTAATATACTTCATCTCTCAAGTAATAGTTTCACAGGATCTGTTAGATAA